One genomic segment of Chelonoidis abingdonii isolate Lonesome George chromosome 16, CheloAbing_2.0, whole genome shotgun sequence includes these proteins:
- the LOC116826382 gene encoding actin, cytoplasmic-like — MSQRKKPKSHGPAGPGSSTRDLASEKYKDYCAVVIDTGTGYTKSGLAGDEKPRSILPSYVGVPKIRTKDSPLYYPWESIPRRSSEVTTSMVMTHGVVTDWDALEMLWHYIFNRELSVCPKELAVLVTDAPLSPTTNREKMAELLFESFEVPAMLVAHQSLLSVYSYGRTSGLVIGSGYGTSYTAPVHDGYILPHATYRLDMAGSRLTRYLAKLMGECGNPFQEEELELVCKIKEQCCYIPEDFQAELNGDEKKYLMDFTLPDKQVISIGSERFRCPEALFTPSVLGFPEVGIHIHAMNSIRKCKPEHQAELLANMVLAGGTTMLCGFSERIKKELLRMETVGKGQVGILASPHRSYSAWLGGSIIASLNAFQNIWISRLAYNEKGSFVVHRHCF; from the coding sequence ATGAGCCAGCGGAAGAAACCTAAGAGTCATGGTCCTGCTGGCCCTGGGTCTAGCACCAGGGACCTTGCCTCAGAGAAGTACAAGGACTATTGTGCTGTGGTAATAGACACTGGCACTGGCTACACCAAGAGTGGGCTGGCCGGGGACGAGAAACCACGGTCCATCCTGCCGAGCTACGTAGGGGTTCCCAAGATCAGGACCAAGGACAGCCCCCTATATTACCCCTGGGAAAGCATCCCGCGCAGGAGCTCGGAGGTGACCACGAGCATGGTGATGACCCATGGTGTGGTGACTGACTGGGACGCCCTAGAGATGTTATGGCACTACATCTTCAACAGAGAGCTCAGTGTATGCCCCAAGGAGCTGGCCGTGCTGGTCACAGATGCCCCCCTCTCTCCGACCACGAACCGGGAGAAGATGGCTGAGTTGCTGTTCGAGAGCTTTGAGGTGCCGGCGATGCTTGTGGCCCACCAGTCCCTGCTCTCGGTATATTCCTATGGGCGCACCAGTGGGCTAGTGATTGGCTCTGGCTATGGGACCTCGTACACCGCCCCTGTCCATGATGGCTACATCCTGCCTCACGCCACCTACCGGTTGGAcatggcaggcagcaggctgacaCGTTACCTAGCCAAACTGATGGGGGAGTGCGGGAACCCCTTCCAAGAGGAAGAGCTGGAGCTGGTCTGCAAGATAAAGGAGCAGTGCTGCTACATCCCTGAGGACTTCCAGGCTGAGCTGAATGGGGACGAGAAGAAATACCTCATGGACTTCACCCTTCCTGACAAGCAGGTCATCTCCATTGGCAGTGAGCGCTTCCGCTGCCCTGAGGCGCTTTTTACCCCCTCGGTCCTGGGCTTCCCTGAGGTGGGCATTCACATCCATGCCATGAACAGCATCAGGAAGTGCAAGCCGGAGCAccaggcagagctgctggccaacatggtgctggctgggggAACCACCATGCTCTGCGGCTTCTCTGAGAGGATCAAGAAGGAGCTGCTCAGGATGGAGACAGTGGGCAAGGGGCAAGTGGGCATCCTGGCTTCCCCCCACCGCAGCTACTCGGCGTGGCTGGGTGGCTCCATCATAGCATCACTCAACGCCTTCCAGAACATCTGGATCAGCCGCCTGGCCTACAATGAGAAAGGATCTTTTGTAGTCCACCGGCACTGCTTCTGA